From Brachionichthys hirsutus isolate HB-005 chromosome 7, CSIRO-AGI_Bhir_v1, whole genome shotgun sequence, the proteins below share one genomic window:
- the herc4 gene encoding probable E3 ubiquitin-protein ligase HERC4 — translation MLCWGNASYGQLGLGGIDEEIVVEPRKCEFFHGKNVRDVGCGHRHAAFLLGDGTVYTCGCNDLGQLGHEKSRKKPEHVVALDAQVIVAVACGEAHTLALNDKGHIFSWGLGRDGQLGLNNFEECVRVPRNIKSLSDVQIAQVACGRRHSHALSRGGQVFSWGQNQYGQLGLGMTGHGVSMPQAIQSLQGVPFAQISAGGAHSFALTLSGAVFGWGRNKFGQLGLSDSNGRSSPTLLKSLRSQRVIHISCGEDHTAALTKLSWLEGGVFTFGAGGYGQLGHNSTNHEINPRKVFELMGNVVTQIACGRQHTLAFTPSSGKMYSFGLGGNGQLGTRSTCNRKSPTPIKGPFMAPSDLMDTDSHQGCCVNRIYAGGDQSFAHYYFTARDLHCIEDVMMQDLHQICTISVNLIHKWLNHLPGRLPQEIANEIDLVFSSGSCLNGSFLSTSHPDHYSTSIKCSGVDMNAARLLFHRVVRPDRPEIAQQIAASLEKNLLPRLSSSPPDIEALRLYLTLPECPLFRDRNNYVTIAIPFAKSLVGLKEPALKVLGYWWSGFEPSFFQRLVELYKGVVVYLLQMRKVGIPSVEQRIFSSFLDTSLRLLEILHTISERAGHIIQYDKFYIHELDDLMDIRNDYVTWIQRQMYSAGQDSAVTLCRYPFVFDALAKTTLLQTDAVIQMQMAVDQAQMQNFSSLFMPTVESVNPCLIVVVRRDNIVGDTMEVLRKSKNVDYKKPLKVIFVGEEAVDAGGVRKEFFLLIMKELLDPKYGMFRYYEESRLIWFSNKTFEDIDLFNLIGIICGLAIYNLTIVELHFPVALYKKLLKRKPALDDLKELMPDVGRSLQMLLDYTENDLEETFCLNFTITEENYGATEVFELVPNGKDVNVNKSNRQEFVSAYVDYIFNSSVAPLFECFHAGFHKVCGGKVLELFQPNELQAMVIGNSNYDWMELQKGTEYKGEYWTEHPTIKRFWEVFHSLPLEKKKEFLLFLTGSDRIPILGMKSLKLVIQPTCGGEHYLPVAHTCFNLLDLPKYTSLGTLREKLLQAIDHNQGFNLA, via the exons ATGCTCTGCTGGGGGAACGCTTCCTACGGACAGCTGGGCCTGGGCGGGATCGACGAGGAGATCGTGGTGGAGCCACGGAAATGTGAATTCTTTCACGGGAAGAACGTGCGTGATGTGGGGTGCGGCCACAGACACGCAGCCTTCCTGCTGGGAGACGGGACGGTCTACACCTGCGGCTGCAACGACCTGGGGCAGCTGGGACACGAGAAGTCCAGAAAGAAGCCAG AACACGTCGTTGCTCTGGACGCGCAGGTCATCGTGGCGGTGGCGTGCGGGGAGGCCCACACGCTGGCTCTGAACGACAAGGGCCACATCTTCTCGTGGGGCCTCGGCCGAGACGGCCAGTTGGGACTGAACAACTTTGAAGAATGTGTTCGTGTGCCTCG GAACATCAAAAGTTTGTCGGATGTACAAATTGCTCAGGTAGCCTGTGGGCGTCGGCATTCTCACGCACTTTCGAGAG GAGGCCAAGTCTTCTCTTGGGGCCAGAATCAATACGGACAGCTTGGGCTGGGAATGACCGGACACGGCGTATCCATGCCTCAAGCCATTCAGTCTCTGCAGGGCGTTCCCTTCGCCCAGATATCAGCGGGCGGCGCTCACAGCTTTGCCCTCACCCTGTCGGGAGCGGTGTTCGGCTGGGGGCGCAACAAGTTCGGCCAGCTGGGTCTCAGTGACAGCAACG GTCGGTCTTCCCCAACCCTGCTGAAGTCGCTTCGCTCGCAGAGGGTGATCCACATCTCCTGTGGAGAAGATCACACGGCTGCATTAACCAAGTTAAGTTGGCTC GAAGGGGGCGTGTTTACGTTTGGAGCAGGGGGATACGGGCAACTAGGACATAACTCTACAAACCATGAAATCAACCCCAGGAAGGTGTTTGAGCTCATGGGGAATGTGGTGACGCAGATCGCATGCGGGAG GCAGCACACATTGGCTTTCACACCCTCCTCTGGAAAGATGTACTCTTTCGGGCTTGGGGGTAACGGGCAGCTCGGTACTCGTTCCACTTGCAACAGAAAAAGCCCAACCCCGATCAAAGGCCCCTTCATGGCCCCCTCTGATCTGATGGATACAG ACTCGCATCAGGGATGTTGTGTGAATCGGATCTACGCTGGAGGAGACCAGAGCTTCGCTCACTACTACTTTACTGCCAGG GATCTCCATTGTATAGAAGACGTGATGATGCAAGATCTGCACCAGATTTGTACCATTAGCGTCAACCTCATACATAAGTGGCTGAATCACCTACCTGGAAGACTTCCGCAAGAAATCGCCAA TGAGATTGACCTCGTGTTCTCCTCAGGAAGCTGCCTCAATGGATCTTTTCTCTCAACAAG CCATCCAGATCACTACAGCACCAGCATCAAATGTTCAGGGGTAGATATGAACGCGGCGCGTCTCCTGTTTCACAGAGTGGTTCGGCCAGATCGTCCTGAGATTGCCCAGCAG ATTGCTGCCAGTCTGGAGAAGAACCTGCTTCCCAGACTCAGCAGCTCTCCCCCAGACATCGAGGCTCTGAGATTGTACCTCACTCTTCCAGAGTGCCCCCTTTTCAGAGACCGAAATAATTACGTGACCATAGCCATCCCGTTTGCCAAGTCGCTCGTCGGCTTAAAAGAGCCTGCGCTGAAGGTGCTCG GATACTGGTGGTCTGGATTTGAGCCCAGTTTCTTCCAGCGGCTGGTTGAGTTGTACAAGGGAGTGGTGGTGTATCTACTCCAGATGCGCAAAGTGGGGATTCCTTCAGTAGAGCAGAGAATCTTTAGCTCTTTCTTGGACACGTCCCTGCGACTCCTGGAGATCCTGCACACG ATCAGTGAGCGAGCAGGACACATCATTCAGTACGATAAATTCTACATCCATGAGTTGGATGACTTGATGGACATCAGAAACGACTACGTCACGTGGATTCAGAGGCAGATGTACTCGGCG GGCCAGGATAGTGCGGTGACTCTGTGCAGGTATCCCTTCGTATTTGATGCCCTAGCAAAGACCACCCTGCTTCAAACCGATGCAGTCATACAGATGCAG ATGGCAGTGGACCAGGCACAGATGCAAAACTTCAGCTCCTTGTTCATGCCGACAGTGGAATCAGTCAACCCATGCCTCATTGTCGTTGTTAGGAGGGACAACATTGTAGGAGACACCATGGAAGTCCTCAGGAAGTCGAAGAACGTCGACTACAAGAAACCGCTCAAG GTGATCTTTGTGGGCGAGGAGGCAGTCGACGCCGGAGGAGTGAGAAAGGAGTTCTTCCTGCTCATCATGAAAGAATTGCTTGATCCCAAATACGGAATGTTTCGCTACTATGAAGAGTCCAGGCTCATCTGGTTTTCAAACAAG ACGTTTGAGGACATTGACCTGTTCAACCTCATTGGGATCATCTGTGGTTTGGCCATCTACAATCTCACTATAGTGGAGCTCCACTTCCCTGTGGCCCTTTACAAGAAGCTCCTGAAGAGGAAGCCGGCACTCGATGACCTGAAGGAGCTAATGCCCGACGTGGGAAG GAGtctgcagatgctgctggacTACACGGAAAATGATCTAGAGGAAACGTTCTGCTTGAATTTCACG ATCACAGAGGAAAACTATGGCGCTACGGAGGTTTTTGAGCTCGTGCCTAACGGCAAAGACGTCAATGTCAATAAGTCAAACAG GCAGGAGTTCGTCAGCGCTTACGTGGACTACATTTTCAACTCTTCAGTGGCCCCGCTGTTTGAGTGTTTCCACGCAGGCTTCCACAAGGTCTGCGGCGGAAAGGTTCTGGAGCTGTTCCAGCCAAATGAACTGCAAGCCATGGTTATCGGAAACAGCAACTACGACTGGATGGAGCTCCAGAAG GGTACTGAATACAAAGGGGAGTACTGGACGGAGCACCCCACCATCAAGCGCTTCTGGGAGGTGTTTCACAGTCTCCCTctggagaagaaaaaggagTTTCTGC TGTTCCTCACAGGAAGTGACCGCATACCCATCTTGGGCATGAAAAGCCTGAAGCTTGTGATCCAGCCTACCTGCGGGGGGGAACATTACCTACCCGTTGCCCACACCTGCTTCAATCTGCTGGACCTGCCCAAGTACACAAGTCTAGGGACCCTCCGGGAGAAGCTCCTCCAGGCCATAGATCACAACCAAGGCTTTAATCTTGCCTGA